A section of the Planctomycetota bacterium genome encodes:
- the fliM gene encoding flagellar motor switch protein FliM: MSDTLNQSEIDALLAAASEPEQAPDSAGLLFSRSRREGPSPEVREYDFKRPERVSKDQMRSLQTLHEAFSRNFGAAMSGYLRTIVEVKVASCEQMTYSEFTGGLPNPTSFNLVEADGLEGQMCLEISPLIIFPIIDRLLGGNTQELFIPQRPLTLIETRLIGNVTKRALTALAEAWANLRAFEFRVSASESNPQLVQIVPPNEVVVVIAFELKMSNRAGTMNLCIPYNVIEPVMEQLSSQNWFAHTKSQAVKGHVAQISGLLSRAPLELTAVLAETTMTLHDLVQLAPGQIVTTERSATAPVALEVEGERKFASQIGQHKGRRALRIIRATGPDERI; the protein is encoded by the coding sequence ATGAGCGACACGCTGAACCAATCCGAGATCGACGCGCTCCTGGCGGCGGCATCCGAGCCCGAGCAGGCGCCGGACAGCGCGGGGCTGCTGTTCTCGCGCTCCCGTCGCGAGGGCCCGTCGCCCGAAGTGCGCGAGTACGACTTCAAGCGGCCCGAGCGGGTGAGCAAGGACCAGATGCGCTCGCTGCAGACGCTGCACGAGGCGTTCTCCCGGAACTTCGGCGCCGCGATGTCGGGGTACCTGCGCACCATCGTCGAGGTGAAGGTCGCCTCGTGCGAACAGATGACGTATTCGGAGTTCACGGGGGGGCTGCCGAACCCGACGTCGTTCAACCTGGTGGAGGCGGACGGGCTGGAAGGCCAGATGTGCCTGGAGATCAGCCCGCTCATCATCTTTCCGATCATCGACCGGCTGCTGGGCGGGAACACGCAGGAGCTGTTCATCCCGCAGCGTCCGTTGACGCTGATCGAGACGCGGCTGATCGGGAACGTGACGAAGCGGGCGCTGACGGCGCTCGCCGAGGCGTGGGCGAACCTGCGCGCGTTCGAGTTCCGGGTGTCGGCGTCGGAGAGCAACCCGCAACTGGTGCAGATCGTGCCGCCGAACGAGGTGGTGGTGGTGATCGCGTTCGAACTCAAGATGAGCAACCGCGCGGGCACGATGAACCTGTGCATCCCGTACAACGTGATCGAGCCGGTGATGGAGCAGTTGTCGAGCCAGAACTGGTTCGCGCACACGAAGTCGCAGGCGGTGAAGGGGCACGTCGCGCAGATCTCCGGGCTGCTGTCGCGCGCCCCGCTGGAACTCACGGCGGTGCTGGCAGAGACGACGATGACGCTGCACGATCTCGTGCAGCTGGCGCCCGGGCAGATCGTGACAACCGAGCGTTCGGCGACGGCGCCGGTGGCGCTCGAGGTCGAAGGCGAGCGGAAGTTCGCATCGCAGATCGGGCAGCACAAGGGGCGTCGTGCGCTCAGGATCATCAGGGCGACGGGCCCGGATGAGAGAATTTAA
- a CDS encoding ATP-binding protein — translation MSECSMCLTEPRAEGSFLGNLFSTDFVARADCIGQRAEIIWLHVASDATIALAYYSIPLALWWFTKRRTDLVFRWMFLLFAGFIFFCGTTHVFNILAFWYPMYRLDGVVKAGTGVVSMFTAFALWPLLRRAEHLPSPNALREANEALEREVGERRRAEAALSLANTGLEERVRERTARLDDANRQMIAQLAELEAVYQAAAIGLCQLDRDGRLTRSNAEFRVLTGIRTADGERPRLVDALPELEGVLRGTGEEDGPAGERTPVRIGRPGQELDWLMGIRPVRTPDGTLLGHSVAIKDVTETMRLERQARQSQKMEAIGQLASGVAHDINNTLTAIYGYLSLVRAQLAPNHAAAVSLDKIAVAAEQTARMTKALLTFSRPAATVREPVELTAALTHALELAKGLMPARIEISEDLTPTRGVYVRADATQLQQVLLNLAINARDAMPAGGRLRITTGVSNGHVTLTVADTGTGIAEELLPKIFDPFFTTKPRGEGTGLGLSIVHGIVTAHGGTIDVASVPGEGTAFTVTLARVDAPPPASRAEATPDVVVKIGATVVLADDNVHVRELLAMQVRRSGYNVLEARDGVEMLRLARQHAGSISAYIVDVDMPNKTGTECLRVLRSEGDRVPAVLITGGREPDGPPDAYTIILNKPFSGSVLLRAISTLVTEPRGSDKPGETRPD, via the coding sequence ATGAGCGAGTGTTCGATGTGCCTGACGGAGCCGCGGGCAGAGGGGAGCTTCCTCGGCAACCTGTTCTCGACGGACTTCGTGGCGCGGGCGGACTGCATCGGACAGCGGGCCGAGATCATCTGGCTGCACGTGGCGTCGGACGCGACCATCGCGCTGGCGTATTACTCGATCCCGCTGGCGCTCTGGTGGTTCACGAAGCGGCGCACCGACCTGGTGTTTCGGTGGATGTTCCTCCTGTTCGCGGGGTTCATCTTCTTCTGCGGCACCACGCACGTGTTCAACATCCTGGCGTTCTGGTACCCCATGTACCGCCTCGACGGGGTCGTGAAGGCGGGCACGGGCGTCGTGTCGATGTTCACGGCGTTCGCGCTCTGGCCGCTCCTGCGGCGGGCCGAGCACCTGCCCTCCCCCAACGCGCTTCGCGAGGCGAACGAGGCGCTCGAGCGGGAGGTCGGCGAGCGCCGGCGCGCGGAGGCGGCGCTCTCGCTCGCCAACACGGGGCTGGAAGAGCGCGTGCGCGAACGCACGGCCCGCCTGGACGATGCCAACCGGCAGATGATCGCGCAGCTCGCGGAGTTGGAGGCGGTGTACCAGGCCGCGGCGATCGGGCTCTGCCAGTTGGACCGCGACGGCCGCCTGACGCGCTCGAACGCGGAGTTCCGGGTGCTGACGGGGATCAGGACGGCGGACGGCGAACGCCCGCGCCTGGTCGATGCCCTGCCGGAACTGGAGGGCGTCTTGCGCGGGACGGGCGAGGAAGACGGGCCGGCGGGCGAGCGGACGCCGGTGCGGATCGGGCGCCCGGGGCAGGAACTCGACTGGCTGATGGGGATCCGGCCGGTCCGCACGCCCGACGGGACATTGCTGGGGCACTCGGTGGCGATCAAGGACGTGACGGAGACGATGCGTCTGGAGCGCCAGGCGCGCCAGAGCCAGAAGATGGAGGCGATCGGGCAGCTCGCCAGCGGGGTGGCGCACGACATCAACAACACGCTGACCGCGATCTACGGGTATCTCAGCCTGGTCCGCGCGCAGCTCGCCCCCAACCACGCGGCGGCGGTCTCGCTCGACAAGATCGCGGTGGCGGCGGAGCAGACCGCCCGCATGACCAAGGCGCTGCTCACGTTCTCGCGTCCCGCGGCGACGGTGCGCGAGCCCGTCGAGCTGACGGCCGCGCTCACCCATGCGCTGGAGCTGGCGAAGGGGCTGATGCCGGCGCGGATCGAGATCTCGGAGGACCTGACGCCGACCAGGGGCGTGTACGTGCGCGCCGACGCCACGCAGTTGCAGCAGGTGCTGCTGAACCTGGCGATCAACGCGCGCGACGCGATGCCCGCCGGCGGGCGGCTGCGGATCACCACGGGGGTGAGCAACGGGCACGTGACGCTGACGGTGGCCGACACCGGCACGGGCATCGCCGAAGAACTGCTGCCCAAGATCTTCGACCCGTTCTTCACGACCAAGCCGCGCGGCGAGGGCACCGGGCTAGGCCTGTCCATCGTGCACGGCATCGTGACGGCGCACGGGGGGACGATCGACGTGGCATCGGTCCCCGGGGAGGGCACGGCGTTCACGGTGACGCTGGCCCGGGTCGACGCGCCGCCCCCCGCGTCGCGTGCGGAGGCAACGCCCGACGTCGTGGTGAAGATCGGGGCGACGGTGGTGCTGGCCGACGACAACGTGCACGTGCGCGAGCTGCTGGCGATGCAGGTTCGTCGGAGCGGGTACAACGTGCTGGAAGCGCGCGACGGGGTCGAGATGCTGCGCCTGGCGCGTCAGCACGCGGGGTCGATCTCGGCGTACATCGTGGACGTGGACATGCCGAACAAGACGGGGACGGAGTGCCTGCGGGTCTTGCGGAGCGAGGGGGACCGGGTGCCGGCGGTGCTCATAACCGGGGGGCGCGAGCCCGACGGCCCGCCGGACGCGTACACCATCATCCTCAACAAGCCGTTCTCGGGCAGCGTGCTTCTCCGGGCGATCAGCACGCTGGTGACGGAGCCCCGCGGAAGCGACAAGCCCGGAGAAACGCGCCCGGATTGA
- the nusA gene encoding transcription termination factor NusA, whose protein sequence is MNTAEMLRILDSIARDRNIDRSLLIRDLEQAMVSAARKYFNTLDPEEFACALDPMSGQFVLTRHGEPMSMPPEAFGRIAAQTFKQVMIQKFRDDERSSIFDDFSKRVGEIVTGVAQRYEGGALVVQIDRAEGFMPRSEQIPGEQFAAGDRVRCLILDVRDAGSQVKIVLSRGHPDFIKKLFEVEVPEVAEKIIDIKAMAREAGYRTKIAVASIDSKVDAVGACVGVRGSRIKNIVDELNGEKIDIVRWNESSQILIQNSLKPAEVSEVSLCFELGRATVVVREDQLSLAIGKRGQNVRLAARLTGWDVDILTPEEFARGIETMAATIQTVEGVTEQQADKLAALGMVSVFDVEEVGAEVVREQLQVEETVAAAIVEACAVKAKEVAAQQQKDKEEKERRAKEDAEAARKALEGGEATTAGEQAAAAILGGGPEAPSGAATPDANGEARAADILGQG, encoded by the coding sequence ATGAACACGGCGGAAATGCTCCGGATTCTGGACTCGATCGCGCGAGATCGGAACATCGATCGGTCGCTGCTGATCCGAGATCTCGAGCAGGCGATGGTCTCCGCCGCCCGGAAGTACTTCAACACGCTGGACCCCGAGGAGTTCGCGTGCGCGCTGGACCCGATGAGCGGGCAGTTCGTGCTGACGCGTCACGGGGAGCCGATGTCGATGCCGCCCGAGGCGTTCGGGCGGATCGCGGCGCAGACGTTCAAGCAGGTGATGATCCAGAAGTTCCGCGACGACGAGCGGAGCAGCATCTTCGACGACTTCAGCAAGCGCGTGGGCGAGATCGTGACGGGCGTGGCGCAGCGGTACGAGGGCGGGGCGCTGGTGGTGCAGATCGACCGGGCCGAGGGGTTCATGCCCCGCAGCGAGCAGATCCCCGGCGAGCAGTTCGCGGCCGGCGACCGGGTGCGCTGCCTGATCCTGGACGTGCGCGACGCGGGGAGCCAGGTGAAGATCGTGCTGAGCCGCGGGCACCCGGACTTCATCAAGAAGCTCTTCGAGGTCGAGGTGCCGGAAGTCGCGGAGAAGATCATCGATATCAAGGCGATGGCGCGCGAGGCCGGGTACCGCACGAAGATCGCGGTGGCGTCGATCGATTCGAAGGTGGACGCGGTGGGCGCGTGCGTGGGCGTGCGCGGCAGCCGCATCAAGAACATCGTGGACGAGCTGAACGGCGAGAAGATCGACATCGTGCGCTGGAACGAGAGCAGCCAGATCCTGATCCAGAACTCGCTCAAGCCCGCCGAGGTGTCGGAGGTGAGCCTGTGCTTCGAGCTGGGGCGCGCCACCGTGGTGGTGCGCGAGGACCAGTTGAGCCTGGCGATCGGCAAGCGCGGGCAGAACGTGCGTCTGGCGGCACGCCTGACGGGGTGGGACGTGGACATCCTGACGCCCGAGGAGTTCGCGCGCGGGATCGAGACCATGGCCGCGACGATCCAGACGGTCGAGGGCGTGACGGAGCAGCAGGCCGACAAGCTGGCGGCGCTTGGCATGGTGAGCGTGTTCGACGTGGAAGAGGTGGGCGCGGAGGTGGTGCGCGAGCAGCTCCAGGTCGAGGAGACCGTGGCGGCGGCGATCGTCGAGGCGTGCGCGGTGAAGGCGAAGGAAGTGGCGGCCCAGCAGCAGAAGGACAAGGAAGAGAAGGAACGCCGCGCGAAGGAAGACGCCGAGGCCGCCCGCAAGGCGCTCGAGGGCGGGGAGGCCACGACCGCGGGCGAGCAGGCGGCGGCGGCGATTCTGGGCGGAGGCCCGGAGGCGCCGTCGGGTGCGGCGACGCCGGACGCGAACGGCGAGGCGCGGGCGGCGGACATTCTGGGGCAGGGGTAA